A genomic region of Mesorhizobium sp. NZP2077 contains the following coding sequences:
- a CDS encoding oxidoreductase, whose amino-acid sequence MNRNSGKTAVVTGASSGIGRAIAETLARAGFTVFGTSRKASNQSSNGVSMLACDVTDDASVASLVSTVLGRTGRIDLLVNNAGVGLLGGAEESSVSQSKALFDVNLFGVMRMTHAVLPSMRRLGEGRIVNIGSILGVVPAPYSAHYSAVKHALEGYSESLDHEVRAFNIRVSVIEPAFVRTVFDQNGFEPDSTLKEYDEARAGFQALLREVMPKADLPDVVAKVVLRAATDRHPLRRYTAGKAARQVSMLRRFAPAAMFDKILRKQFRLPV is encoded by the coding sequence ATGAACCGGAATTCGGGAAAGACCGCTGTTGTGACCGGCGCCTCCTCAGGCATTGGCCGAGCCATCGCCGAGACTTTGGCACGCGCCGGCTTCACGGTCTTCGGCACCAGCCGCAAGGCATCCAACCAGAGTTCGAACGGTGTATCGATGCTGGCTTGCGACGTGACCGACGACGCGTCCGTCGCGTCCCTGGTCTCGACTGTCCTCGGCAGGACCGGCCGGATAGACCTTCTGGTTAATAATGCCGGTGTCGGGCTGTTGGGAGGCGCGGAAGAGTCATCCGTCTCGCAGTCCAAGGCCTTGTTCGACGTCAACCTGTTCGGCGTCATGCGTATGACGCACGCGGTGTTGCCGTCGATGCGGCGGCTGGGCGAGGGGCGTATCGTCAATATCGGCTCGATCCTGGGGGTGGTCCCGGCGCCGTATTCGGCACATTATTCGGCCGTCAAGCACGCGCTTGAAGGCTATTCGGAATCGCTCGACCATGAGGTTCGCGCCTTCAACATCCGCGTTTCGGTTATCGAACCGGCATTCGTGCGCACCGTGTTCGACCAGAACGGATTCGAGCCCGACTCCACCCTGAAGGAATATGATGAGGCGCGGGCCGGCTTCCAGGCACTGCTTCGCGAGGTGATGCCCAAGGCCGATCTGCCTGATGTGGTGGCGAAGGTGGTTCTGCGGGCGGCGACCGACCGGCATCCGCTGCGGCGCTACACCGCCGGCAAGGCAGCGCGGCAGGTCAGCATGCTGCGCCGGTTCGCGCCGGCCGCGATGTTCGACAAAATCTTGCGCAAACAATTTCGCCTGCCCGTCTGA
- a CDS encoding NADP-dependent oxidoreductase, which translates to MKAFVVDKYQKKGALRLAEMPEPELRDNDVLVEIHAAGVNLLDSKLRDGEFKLILPYRPPFILGHDVAGIVVRAGSKVRKFKPGDEVYARSRDGRIGTFAEFIAIDEADVALKPKNLSMEEAASIPLVGLTVWQVLVEAAGLKKGQKVFIQAGSGGVGTFAIQLAKHLGATVATTASAANADLVKGLGADIVIDYKKDDFEKILQGYDVVLNSQDAKTLEKSLHMLKPGGKLISISGPPDPAFASKQGLNIVLKLILRLLSRSIRSKARRAGVGYQFLFMSAQGEQLGEITSLIESGIIRPVIDRTFPFEKTNEALAYVEAGRAKGKVVIKVR; encoded by the coding sequence ATGAAAGCCTTTGTTGTCGACAAGTATCAAAAGAAGGGCGCGCTGCGGCTCGCCGAGATGCCGGAGCCTGAGTTGCGGGACAATGATGTCCTGGTCGAAATTCACGCCGCCGGGGTGAACCTTCTCGATTCCAAACTCCGGGATGGGGAGTTCAAGCTGATTTTGCCCTATCGCCCGCCCTTCATCCTGGGCCACGACGTGGCGGGGATCGTCGTGCGGGCCGGATCGAAAGTCCGCAAATTCAAGCCCGGTGACGAAGTCTATGCGCGGTCGCGCGATGGGCGGATCGGCACGTTCGCCGAATTCATCGCTATCGATGAGGCCGACGTGGCGCTGAAGCCCAAAAACCTCAGCATGGAAGAAGCCGCCTCGATTCCGTTGGTGGGCCTGACCGTCTGGCAGGTGCTGGTCGAAGCAGCCGGGCTGAAGAAAGGTCAGAAGGTGTTCATCCAGGCCGGCTCGGGCGGCGTGGGGACCTTCGCCATCCAGTTGGCGAAGCATCTCGGCGCGACCGTCGCGACGACAGCGAGCGCGGCCAATGCCGATCTGGTGAAAGGTCTCGGAGCCGATATCGTCATCGACTACAAGAAAGACGATTTCGAGAAAATCCTGCAAGGCTACGACGTCGTCCTGAACAGCCAGGACGCCAAAACGCTCGAAAAGTCCCTGCATATGCTGAAGCCGGGCGGGAAACTCATCTCCATCTCCGGTCCGCCGGATCCGGCATTTGCCAGCAAGCAGGGGCTGAACATCGTCCTGAAGCTGATCCTGCGCCTGCTGAGCCGCAGCATACGCAGCAAGGCCAGACGCGCCGGTGTCGGATATCAGTTCCTGTTCATGTCGGCGCAGGGCGAGCAGCTGGGCGAGATCACCTCGCTGATCGAATCCGGCATCATACGCCCCGTCATCGATCGGACTTTTCCGTTCGAGAAGACCAACGAGGCACTGGCCTACGTCGAAGCGGGGCGCGCCAAGGGCAAGGTCGTCATCAAGGTCAGATAG
- a CDS encoding GntR family transcriptional regulator, with protein MLNSFDYGGKEADTVHALEEDIIFGRLAPGTRLVEDVLLARFPVSRHTIRQALYQLEKLGIVTRERNKGAMVRRLSPDEVRQIYEVREMLQRQAALMIPLPVSDELVAQLADIHRTYSGHVDNGYLRGIHEANDRFHLTMFSACGNAYLVSSIEHYMRLSLPVRANSLADREKLDVSRQHHAMMIEALKRRDNWVLAQLCVDHLQPSKVFYLQEIETAPTP; from the coding sequence ATGCTCAACAGCTTCGACTATGGCGGCAAGGAAGCCGACACGGTGCACGCACTCGAGGAGGACATCATCTTCGGCCGGCTGGCGCCCGGCACGCGCCTGGTCGAGGATGTGCTGCTCGCCCGCTTCCCGGTCTCGCGTCACACCATCCGCCAGGCGCTCTACCAGCTGGAAAAACTCGGCATCGTCACGCGCGAGCGCAACAAGGGCGCCATGGTGCGCCGGCTCTCGCCCGACGAGGTGCGCCAGATCTACGAGGTGCGCGAAATGCTGCAGCGCCAGGCGGCGCTGATGATCCCGCTTCCGGTCAGCGACGAACTGGTCGCACAATTGGCCGACATTCACCGCACCTACAGCGGCCATGTCGACAATGGCTATCTCAGAGGCATCCACGAGGCCAATGACCGTTTCCATCTCACAATGTTCTCGGCCTGCGGCAACGCCTATCTCGTCTCCTCGATCGAGCATTACATGCGGCTCAGCCTGCCCGTGCGGGCCAATTCATTGGCCGACCGCGAAAAGCTCGACGTCTCGCGCCAACACCACGCAATGATGATCGAGGCGCTGAAGCGCAGGGACAATTGGGTGCTGGCGCAGCTCTGCGTCGACCATCTGCAGCCGAGCAAGGTGTTTTATCTCCAGGAGATCGAGACGGCGCCGACGCCCTGA
- a CDS encoding helix-turn-helix transcriptional regulator, giving the protein MPIRKNLAANLRRLVGGHPSVAAVCRELGINRSQFERYLQGQTVPNRATARLICGYFRIDEDELYRTPATVPPKHLAQSPIPQALYENMVRGPAPAIAGGTYFTYFTVPDRPDLLMRSVTFVRRDTELVTFRRVTRWAEGHRQGGARVPGWHYGVAISRLNWIYFAGINRRQTREPSVMAVQWAPFSEPVLIGSAFVLTSSGPASVSVIMRQETGRISLRHALQMSGVVSLDDPRLDQLVASLVHEGHGIPERV; this is encoded by the coding sequence GTGCCAATCCGCAAGAATCTTGCCGCGAATCTCAGGCGGCTCGTCGGTGGCCATCCGTCGGTCGCCGCCGTGTGCCGCGAGCTCGGCATCAACCGCTCCCAGTTCGAGCGCTACCTGCAGGGGCAGACCGTGCCCAACCGGGCGACGGCAAGGCTCATCTGCGGTTATTTCCGTATCGATGAGGACGAGCTGTACCGCACGCCGGCGACTGTTCCTCCCAAGCATCTCGCCCAATCGCCGATACCCCAGGCGCTCTACGAAAACATGGTGCGCGGCCCCGCTCCCGCCATCGCCGGCGGCACCTACTTCACCTACTTCACGGTTCCGGACCGTCCCGACCTCCTGATGCGGTCGGTCACCTTCGTGCGGCGCGACACCGAGCTGGTGACCTTCAGGCGCGTCACCCGCTGGGCCGAGGGCCATCGCCAGGGCGGAGCGCGCGTGCCCGGCTGGCATTATGGCGTTGCGATCTCGCGGCTGAACTGGATCTATTTCGCCGGCATCAACCGTCGCCAGACCAGGGAGCCGTCGGTCATGGCCGTGCAATGGGCGCCCTTCTCGGAACCGGTGCTGATCGGCAGCGCCTTCGTTCTGACCAGTTCCGGACCAGCTAGCGTGTCGGTCATCATGCGCCAGGAAACCGGCAGGATCAGCCTTAGGCACGCGCTGCAGATGTCCGGGGTCGTCAGCCTCGACGACCCCCGTCTCGACCAGCTTGTGGCCAGCCTTGTGCACGAAGGCCACGGGATTCCAGAGAGAGTGTGA